The Macaca mulatta isolate MMU2019108-1 chromosome X, T2T-MMU8v2.0, whole genome shotgun sequence DNA window TAGAGAAAAATTTGAGTTACTTTTAACCAAAGTTATTTCTACTATGCTTTATCACTCACTCAGTAGCTgctctcaaaacaaagaaatattttatatataatatgtattttactaaaagtattttttacCCATCTCAAATGGGTTGATTGACCAGTCTCACTAATAGTAAGAGTGCTCAACATTTCCCATTTTGGGCCATTTCTATCACTCTCAAATTTTGGTGAATCTGCCCTAAGTTCCCAGCATCACAGCATTCGTGGATCTGAGTAAACATTCCAGAAAACACAGAGATGTTCCAATACTCTCTGTTCTTAATTTCATctaattagttttaaaatttattctctaCTCACAAAGAAGCATAAATAAAGGTTTCACTCTTATGTAAAGACCTGACAAAACATACTGATCCTCTGCTGATGTGGAAGCAAGGACAGTTTTCTACGATAGTCTGTTCTTTATAACCTATAACTgttgtggaaaaaaaagaaaatcaatttcttattgtaattatttttcttgtttgagGTTTCTTTTCCACACCCTGAATCTACAATGACCCAACCACAAGTTTGGGAACATTGCTTCTGAGGCCCATTCTCTGATTAGAAAGTTCAGTCCCACCTGGGGAAAGTACCCGAGTCCCATCCTTTTCAGCCTAACATTATGCCTAATATCTAGAGTAAGAAATCAggctaagtgtggtggtgtgcgcctgtaatcccagccacttgggaggctgaggcaggagaatcgcctgaaccccggtggcagagattgcagtgagcagagattgcaccagtcactccagcctgggcaacacagcgagactccacctcaaaaaataaataaataaataaaataaaacatccaaGTATCCACCTTGGGTTGCAGGAAAATAGTTAATATTATgcgtttttaaaaatgtaactatatAATGTGAAACACCATAAAGTCAGATGGCATTGCACGaggcatttttgcttctttttcttaggGAAAAGGAGTTCTGTGGAAAATTCTCTCATCCTCCTCTCTCCGCCACCGACTCCTCTATGTCCAAAGGttttttcctccctccaccccccgcgagagagagtctcactctgttgcccaggctggagtgcagtggtgcaatctcggttcactgcaacctctgccccctctgcattcaagcgattctcctccctcagcctcccgagtagcagggattacaggcacgcaccaccacacccggctaattttgtatttttagtagagacagggtttctccatgttggtcaggctggtctcaaactcccaacctcaggtgatccgcccacctcagcctcccaaagtgctggaattacaggcgtgagccatcgcatcCGACCTAGGTTTTTGTTCAAAATTGGGCCTTTGTTCTTATTCAGTAAATCTATGTCACAGGATGAGCCAggacttaaatatataaatataattttttagtatCTTTCACGTCAAATTAGAAACACATATTTGGAACTTACTGCTGCAGTCTCTACTGTGCTTATCATGGTAGTGGTTGAAactggaagacttttttttttaaaccctgaaGTCATCCATACTTGCTACTTATTTAGTCTTCTTGCTTGGAATGAAAAGTATTCACCAATACCACCAGCTAAGCATCTGTTTCAAATGCAACTCAGCCTTCAGCTTGCAAAATTATCTCTTTATAATTAAGCAAACAGCGGAAGACCCATGCgagttgtttctttcttcctggaGAAGTTGGCAGGATAACTGGAATCCTAGGAGCTCCTCTGTATTGAATTTGCCAAGTCCTGAGTTCAgaattttgtttctgagatgaATATAAAAGCACCTAATggtcaaggaaacttttcttcCTGTGATAAGGAACCTTTGCTTTAGTGTAGATGACCACTCCCCTCTGTAAGGTAGGGAGGAAGAATGCTCGGTTAGTTCCTTTCCTCTGGCcgatctctttttttcttctcctcgcACTGTACAACAGACGCACTCAGCCTCCCGGGGTCCCGGCCCAGAGGCCAGTTTATAGCTGCACGCCTCACTCCGCCATCTTCGCAGCTTCTCCGCGGATAACTTCTTAACCAAGTGGCCGAACTTAGTACCACCAATGCTGGAAGAAAGTGACGTCATGTGCCTCGCATTGTGATGCACTAAGAATACAACATCTCTTGTGAAGTTGTTTTATCAAAAAATGTTTAACCTAAATCTAGTaagaaaacagacaaatccaACTTAAAGACATTCTGAAAAGCGACAAGCTTGGACTCCAAAAATGTCCATGTCATGAAACACAAAAAGCCAGGGAACTCTTCTAGATTAAATATTAATCAAAGGAGTCAACTAAACTTGAATTTTGATTGAATCCTGATTTCCCCCTccaacaagaaggaaaaaaaaaaaagccgtaaagctataaaatttaaatatgctCTGCATATTATAGTGTGGATTACTGCGTTGTGGTTAAGTAGGGGTCCATccttgtttttaagagacagatgCTAAAATCTTAAGGTGAAATGTCACCGTGTCTGCAAGTAACACTCAGGCAAATTATGTAAGGGCTAAAATTCTGAACCTGGTTGAGGAATTTTGTATCAACATCTAGTCAACACTGTCCAGGGACTAGTCAGAACAAGTAGTTTCCCTTCGCATGGCTGAGAAGCAGGTAGCCTGACCCACTCCTCTCCGGGTGGCACGAGTAACCCTCAGCACTTAAAAGCGGCTGCAGCCCTGTGGGGAACGAAGGCTGAGGCTGTGGTTCCACTTCTGCCAgaggacacacacatgcacgcatgctGTATGCACTTTATGGCAGTCCATGGAAGGCACAAAAGTGCAAGGGTGAGGCTGCGCCCCTCCCCTAACCTCCACAGGAACATATGACAGTAGCACAGGCTGTCTAGAGCACTTTACAGTAGTCACGTCCGCCCAAGGGTGAAACCACACCCTTTCACCCCCACAGAACAGCGGCAGGTGCTGTCTGGAGCACTTTAGGGCAGTCAGGCAAACATGCGAGGATGAGGCCAGGCCCCTACACCCTGGCAGAACCGCTGCACGTGCTTGTGGAGCACTTTACAGCAGTCATGCAGAGGCGTGAGGGCAAAGCTACGCCCTTTCATCCCCACAGAACAGCGGCATGTAGTCTGGAGCACTTTACAGCAGTTACTTGAAGGTGCGACGGCAAAGCCACGGCCTTGCACCCCCGTAGAACAGGAGCACGTGCTGTCCGCGGCACTTTAACGGCATTCAGGCAGAGGCGCGTGGGTGAGGCCACTCCCTTTCGCCCCAACAGAACAGCGGCACGTGCGGTCCGGCGCACTTTACGGCAGTCAACGCGAAGGCGCCAGGGTGAAACCATGCCCTTTCATTCCGACAGAACAGCTGCACGTGCTGTCGGCGCACTGTATGGCAGCCACGCGAAGGCTCGAGGTTGCTAGCGTGCGCCCAGTCAGGGTTGGCTGCGGATACTGGGCTTTGCGCTCTATTTCGTTGTGGTCTGGCTGTCGGTCCGTAGGCACACCTACGGCTATTCCATCATGGCGAGGGTAGCGGTACCGTGGTGAACGATGAGAGATCACTTCCAGAGCAAGGAGTTCCGGGGATACGTGAGCAGCACTCACTTCTGGGGTCCCGTGTTCGACTGGGGCCTTCCGCTGGCTGCCTTTAAAGACATgaaggcaggccgggcgcagtggctcacgcctgtaatcccagcactttgggaggccgaggcgggtggatcacctgaggtcgggagttggagaccagcctgaccaacatggagaaaccccgtctctactaaaaataaaaaattagctgggcctggtggcacatgcctataatcgcaactactagggaggctgaggcagaattgcttgaacctgggaggcagaggttgcggtgagccgagatcgtgccattgcactccagcctgggcgacaagagtgaaactccgcctcaaaaaaaaaaaaaataaataaaataaaataaaataaaaataaagacatgaagGCGTCGCTGGAGATCATCAGTGGCCGCATGACGACAGCGTTCATCTTGTACTCGGCGATCTTCATGCGCTTCGCCTACCGCGTACAGCCTCGAAACCTGCTGCTGATGACGTGCCACTGTACCAACGTGATGGCGCAGAGTGTGCAGGCCAGTCGCTACCTACTCTACCACGGCGGCGGCGCCGAGGCTAAAGCCCGCGACACTCCGCCGTCGCGGCCGCCACCAGCCCGGGTTCCCAGCCCCCGAAACAAGCTTCTTAAGAACTGAGAGGGCCTGATCTCATCTCTGCAGGTCACAAGCACTGAACTGTCATTCCTCCTGAAAAAAGGCCAATGAAGACCTCGGTTTTGACTCTAAAACAGTGCGAATCTGACTTAAACCTGCAGTTTgattaataaagaaatacaaagtaaCATTGAACTGAAGTTGAGTGTTGCCTCTTTTGTAAACTGGAAATGTTTTTTAGAAGGGGAGGATGGATTAGCTGGTCTTTCTCTTCACAGGACCTGCAACTCAAGATAGTTTAATATGGGGGAGGAAGACTTTGAATGTAAAGCACTTcacagcttttttgttttttcttaaagctCTCTTGGGAACAtatttttgttacttgttttgGATGTCCAGGGCAAACAGGGTTGCTTAGTATCACACATGACTCACAACTTGGTGCAGTCACAAATCTGTACGTCAAAAAACGTCTGGGGGCTCTTTCTACTGAGGGAAATGTTTCGAAGTGGGTTTTAAATGAATGTCGTGAGGTACAGTGTAGCCTTAACGAGTCCTCAAGAGAACCTAGGATCTCTTGGTGACGGAGAGCAATTATAGAATTAGCCATGGAGACAGGATAAACAATTCTGGGGACAATTGCCATCAACCCTGGGATTCTAGGTAAATAGGTAAAAGGACAAAAtcattctttcctccttttcttatcCTTAAAAACGGGGGAAATGGCAGTTTGCAGAACTGGTTACCTATCACTCTGTCGAATGCTAGCTAGAGCTGGGGGTGAGGGGTCAGTGGTCAACAGCGGCAGCTCGGAGTATTCCCCTAGGAATCTTGGGGGGTTCCTACCGACTCTTAAATCACAGAGCCGAGAAAAGGGAAACGAGAAGGGTGGGGTAGTGGGGCAGTAGGCTAAGGCGATTACCTACATAGGAGAGGCTGCCCTCTACGATTTGACCCCAAAAttttccctgcccctgcctctgaAGGATGCGGAAAGTTCCAGAGTGTTTACTGGTGAACCCCAAAGTAGGTGTTCAGAAGTATTCGACCCTGCTTTAGATAGAGTTTTCAAatgcaaagaaatttaaaagcacTATCAAAGATTCTGAAGACATCAGTTCTTGGACAAAACGGGCACATTTGTGGAATTCTAGAAGATTCCCCTTTATCTTCTCTGGCATTAAAGCAGTAGTCCTCTTTGTGGGCAGTCTCTATGTTTCACGAAATTCTGCATGTGGGgacggggtggggggtgggtgggaaaCGAACTATGGGGAAGTAGTGAATTATCTATGGCCATGTAATCACCCCCAACACTTAGTTTAAAACAGTTACCTGACTTAATTTCTGAAGTTCAGGAATCTGGGAGTGATTTAGTGGGGGACTTCTGGCTCAGGGATTCTCAGCtgtcagctggggctgcagtctCTGAAGATTTGACTGGAGCTGGaagatccacttccaagctcattcataGTTGTTTGCAGGAGGCTTCAGTTCCTTGTCATCTGGGCCTCGCCATACGGCTGCTTGTGACATGGCTTCCCCCAGAGTGGTGTTCCAAGAGACAGCCCAAGATGGAAGTTCTAGCCTTTTACAGCTTCATCTTAGAAGTTACATACCATCACTTCTGCTGTGTTCACACAAAACAACTCTGGTACACTGTGGGAGGACAATACGAGGATGGGAAGCAGGCATTGTTAGGGGCCATCCTGGATGCTGGCTACCACATGTGGtgctaaaataattttcatgcCTTTCTGGTAGTCAGTAGGAAAGTAAAGCATGTAAATTTGTTGCCTACCTTCCCAAAGAGAGGTCACAAAATGCTCAGTTTACTGTTTTGTGGTCATTGCTAACATGCACATATAGAGCATGGGTTTGAGAAGCAGAAATCTCTGGAAGATAACAGTGGGTCTTAATGTTTTAGAT harbors:
- the MPC1L gene encoding LOW QUALITY PROTEIN: mitochondrial pyruvate carrier 1-like protein (The sequence of the model RefSeq protein was modified relative to this genomic sequence to represent the inferred CDS: inserted 1 base in 1 codon; substituted 1 base at 1 genomic stop codon), with translation MARVAVPWXTMRDHFQSKEFRGYVSSTHFWGPVFDWGLPLAAFKDMKASLEIISGRMTTAFILYSAIFMRFAYRVQPRNLLLMTCHCTNVMAQSVQASRYLLYHGGGAEAKARDTPXVAAATSPGSQPPKQAS